The following coding sequences lie in one Deltaproteobacteria bacterium genomic window:
- a CDS encoding serine/threonine protein kinase — MQTMHGIAGSPHDTCDGVMDDGLDDQLRAIAGAPGVGDDDGMVDRVAAFVLGTPPPMRTIDRFRVERALGHGGMGRVYEAWDPRLQRRVALKLLRTDLGTFARRREVLEAEARALAKLTDRHVVQVYEIGEHDGGLCVVMELVDGQSLDRWQATPRTLPELLEVYVQAARGLAAAHRVGLVHRDFKPANVLVRADGEVRVADFGLARAVDPDHDDVVVPEPGDDARRSDAPTQSRSGTRAYMAPEQLAFGTTDARSDQFSFCVALYEAVCGVRPFGEAELREASTQPAHAIAPTRGTRRVPRWLLRILARGSSARPYDRYPSMDALVQALVATPRRRRVVAATAIAGVVLAGAWWWQRPTPSCDPSAAIETVWNPAMIERLRGAGTDAPSFAVASVAALERELGAWTQRWREDYAAACDATWVRGTRTGAQLERTVACLERGRVALGKAVELVEGATPETLAQASAAASALPEPAHCMALDGLAQGEPLSERELALVRTGDTSQLLLALGRPLDALALLDGDPPDGSERGRVAATVWLARGVDLAALSRSQPAEHALLEAAGLALADDDLRTAVAAWRELLVLYARELLDGPRAAMAEQLLQRLQTRVELDAIERAESIGARALAADLRQDFTGALALSREALALLEGSGRADPLRLARHRRQLATALQRAGELDAAYAMHATNRSEVELALGPAHPELGRIELAMGALQLDRERLDEARVHFEAALAIVRAALGVDSVRTAAPLGALAHLALLRDENALAVELATQAWALEQTLPVGHEERGTALRVLAVAHERIGEHARALADHEVLLRELGERASAEELDIHRINVGFLLCRLSRCAEAREPYERVLRAHVPGEPMYHYAHSGLAQVELAEDRPRQALARARRELDDPDMRALGDAGLVAELSWTLARALAQTGARAGEFLPYARAAEAYYAVRPADLVPATAIAEFIAQHGDRRGSFVLR; from the coding sequence GTGCAAACCATGCACGGAATCGCCGGCTCCCCGCACGACACCTGCGACGGCGTGATGGACGACGGTCTCGACGATCAGCTGCGCGCGATAGCAGGGGCACCGGGGGTCGGTGACGACGACGGCATGGTCGATCGCGTGGCCGCGTTCGTACTCGGCACGCCGCCGCCGATGCGGACCATCGATCGCTTCCGGGTCGAGCGCGCGCTCGGCCACGGCGGCATGGGGCGGGTGTACGAGGCCTGGGATCCCCGCCTGCAGCGACGGGTCGCGCTCAAGCTGCTGCGCACCGATCTCGGCACCTTCGCGCGCCGCCGCGAGGTGCTCGAGGCCGAGGCGCGGGCGCTCGCGAAGCTGACCGATCGCCACGTCGTGCAGGTCTACGAGATCGGCGAGCACGACGGTGGTCTGTGCGTGGTGATGGAGCTGGTCGACGGCCAATCGCTCGATCGCTGGCAGGCAACCCCGCGAACCCTGCCCGAGCTGCTCGAGGTCTACGTGCAGGCCGCGCGCGGCCTGGCGGCGGCACACCGCGTGGGCCTGGTGCACCGCGACTTCAAGCCCGCCAACGTGTTGGTGCGCGCCGATGGTGAGGTGCGCGTGGCCGACTTCGGGCTCGCGCGCGCCGTCGATCCCGATCACGACGACGTCGTGGTGCCCGAGCCCGGCGACGACGCGCGGCGCAGCGACGCGCCCACGCAGTCGCGCAGCGGCACGCGGGCGTACATGGCCCCCGAGCAGCTCGCGTTCGGCACCACCGATGCGCGCAGCGATCAGTTCAGCTTCTGCGTCGCGCTCTACGAGGCGGTCTGCGGCGTGCGGCCGTTCGGCGAGGCCGAGCTGCGCGAGGCCAGCACGCAGCCCGCCCACGCCATCGCGCCCACCCGCGGCACCCGTCGCGTGCCGCGGTGGCTGCTGCGGATCCTCGCGCGGGGCTCGAGCGCACGCCCCTACGATCGCTACCCATCGATGGACGCGCTCGTGCAGGCGTTGGTGGCTACGCCGCGACGTCGACGTGTGGTCGCGGCCACGGCGATCGCCGGCGTGGTGCTGGCGGGCGCGTGGTGGTGGCAGCGTCCGACGCCGTCGTGCGACCCCAGCGCGGCGATCGAGACGGTGTGGAACCCCGCGATGATCGAGCGGCTGCGCGGCGCAGGCACCGACGCACCGAGCTTCGCGGTCGCGTCGGTCGCCGCGCTCGAGCGCGAGCTCGGGGCGTGGACGCAGCGATGGCGCGAAGATTACGCCGCCGCATGCGATGCCACGTGGGTCCGTGGCACCCGCACGGGTGCGCAGCTCGAGCGGACCGTCGCGTGTCTCGAGCGCGGCCGCGTCGCGCTCGGCAAGGCGGTGGAGCTCGTCGAGGGCGCGACGCCCGAGACCCTCGCGCAGGCCAGCGCCGCCGCCTCGGCGCTGCCCGAGCCGGCCCACTGCATGGCCCTCGATGGCCTCGCGCAGGGCGAGCCCTTGTCGGAGCGCGAGCTCGCACTCGTGCGCACCGGTGACACTTCGCAGCTGCTGCTGGCGCTGGGCCGGCCCCTCGATGCACTCGCGCTGCTCGACGGCGATCCGCCGGACGGCAGCGAGCGCGGCCGCGTGGCCGCGACGGTGTGGCTGGCCCGCGGCGTCGATCTCGCTGCGCTCTCGCGATCGCAGCCCGCCGAGCACGCGCTGCTCGAGGCCGCCGGCCTCGCGCTCGCCGACGACGATCTGCGCACCGCGGTCGCGGCGTGGCGCGAGCTGCTGGTGCTCTACGCCCGCGAGCTGCTCGATGGCCCGCGCGCCGCGATGGCCGAACAACTGCTGCAGCGCCTGCAGACGCGGGTCGAGCTCGACGCGATCGAGCGCGCCGAGTCGATCGGTGCGCGCGCCCTCGCGGCCGATCTGCGGCAAGACTTCACCGGTGCGCTCGCGCTTTCTCGCGAGGCGCTCGCGCTGCTCGAGGGCTCCGGCCGCGCCGATCCCCTGCGACTCGCACGACACCGCCGACAGCTCGCGACCGCGCTGCAGCGGGCCGGTGAGCTCGACGCCGCCTACGCGATGCATGCGACCAACCGCAGCGAGGTCGAGCTCGCGCTCGGGCCCGCTCACCCCGAGCTGGGCAGGATCGAGCTGGCGATGGGCGCCCTGCAGCTCGACCGCGAGCGTCTCGACGAGGCCCGCGTGCACTTCGAGGCAGCGCTGGCGATCGTCCGTGCCGCGCTCGGCGTGGACTCGGTGCGCACCGCGGCACCGCTGGGTGCGCTCGCCCACCTCGCGTTGCTGCGCGACGAGAACGCACTGGCGGTCGAGCTCGCGACCCAGGCCTGGGCGCTCGAACAGACGCTGCCGGTGGGGCACGAGGAGCGTGGCACCGCGCTGCGGGTGCTCGCGGTCGCCCACGAGCGCATCGGCGAGCACGCGCGGGCGCTCGCCGATCACGAAGTGTTGCTGCGCGAGCTGGGGGAGCGCGCCAGCGCCGAGGAGCTCGACATCCATCGCATCAACGTCGGGTTCCTGTTGTGTCGACTCTCGCGCTGCGCCGAGGCGCGCGAGCCCTACGAGCGGGTGCTGCGAGCCCACGTGCCCGGCGAGCCGATGTACCACTACGCGCACAGCGGCCTCGCGCAGGTCGAGCTGGCCGAGGACCGTCCGCGGCAGGCCCTCGCGCGGGCGCGTCGCGAGCTCGATGATCCCGACATGCGCGCGCTGGGCGATGCCGGGCTCGTCGCCGAGCTGTCGTGGACGCTGGCGCGCGCGCTGGCGCAGACCGGCGCGCGCGCGGGCGAGTTCCTCCCATACGCCCGCGCCGCCGAGGCGTACTACGCGGTGCGCCCGGCCGACCTTGTGCCCGCGACGGCCATCGCAGAATTCATCGCGCAGCACGGCGATCGCCGCGGCTCATTCGTGCTGCGGTGA